One genomic window of Plasmodium coatneyi strain Hackeri chromosome 12, complete sequence includes the following:
- a CDS encoding V-type H(+)-translocating pyrophosphatase has translation MQFAPSYATMYLCYVLLFIPPLVGLIFSIIECLWVSRININGPEDKVDKVEDGLVQVDKMKEIASYIAEGANAFLAKEYQYLTVFIVVFSVLLALFVSYYTAISFVLGCLTSILCGYIGMKIAVYANVRTTNETWKSLDKGFQVTLNAGTVMGFSLVSFSIIALGLLIYVYKNFVFKGVMLESSIYKVIAGFGLGGSSIALFSRVGGGIYTKAADVGADLSGKNEYGIPEDDIRNPACIADNVGDNVGDMAGMGADLFGSLAESLCAALVIGSSVLSLKEGSNANINHCILYPLTFCSVSIIVSMITFFIVTRSVKVVEKKDVEKTLKYLLFVSTILQSIAIVVIGYFSFPLSVKYNVLKEIQRWKIIVPALVGLWSGLIIGFTTEFYTSYSFSPVQEIANTQKVSAATGIIYGLSLGYKSTFIPIICLSTTLGVSYGLCDTYGIALAAVGMLSTLCICLTIDAYGPISDNAGGIAEMAGLPSEVRARTDILDAAGNTTAAIGKGFAIGSAALVAFALFGAYASSANLRHVNILNPWVIIGLLIGAMLPYLFSALTMKSVAIAANSVLNECLEQFPLILADKQKPDYDKCIKISTDASLRQMIVPGLISVFSPLIIGGLMGKYATAGLLVGIILSGIQLAFSSTNSGGAWDNAKKYIESGALGTEHCKGSSAHKNSVIGDTVGDPLKDTSGPSLNILIKLSAITSLVFAGVIANNFTSRRGGPIWL, from the exons aTGCAATTTGCACCTTCATATGCaaca ATGTATCTGTGCTACGTCCTTCTGTTTATCCCCCCCCTGGTGGGGCTGATTTTCTCAATAATAGAGTGCCTGTGGGTAAGCAGGATCAACATAAACGGGCCCGAAGATAAGGTAGATAAGGTGGAAGATGGATTAGTTCAGGTagataaaatgaaggaaatagCATCCTACATCGCAGAAGGAGCCAACGCATTCTTAGCAAAGGAATACCAATATCTAACAGTGTTCATTGTTGTATTTTCCGTTCTGTTGGCTCTCTTTGTCAGTTACTACACAGCTATTAGCTTTGTGTTGGGTTGCTTAACGTCCATATTGTGTGGTTACATAGGCATGAAAATAGCAGTATATGCCAATGTAAGAACGACAAATGAGACATGGAAAAGCTTGGATAAGGGATTCCAAGTGACCCTGAATGCAGGTACCGTTATGGGATTTTCCCTAGTATCATTTAGCATTATAGCCTTAGGACTGCTTATCTATGTTTATAAGAACTTTGTTTTTAAAGGCGTAATGTTGGAATCCAGCATCTATAAGGTAATTGCTGGATTCGGTTTGGGAGGTTCTTCTATAGCATTATTTTCAAGAGTCGGAGGAGGTATATACACCAAGGCAGCTGACGTCGGTGCCGACTTgtcaggaaaaaatgaatatggTATTCCAGAAGATGATATAAGAAATCCAGCCTGTATAGCAGATAACGTAGGAGATAATGTTGGGGATATGGCAGGAATGGGAGCAGATTTATTTGGATCTCTAGCCGAAAGTTTATGTGCAGCTTTGGTTATCGGGTCATCTGTACTAAgtttaaaggaaggaagcaacGCTAACATAAATCACTGTATCTTGTACCCATTAACATTTTGCAGTGTCAGTATCATTGTCAGTATGATAACCTTTTTTATTGTCACAAGATCAGTTAAAGTCGTCGAAAAGAAAGACGTAGAAAAGACCCtaaaatatttactattCGTATCCACCATATTGCAGTCCATAGCTATAGTCGTAATTGgctacttttccttccccctttcggTTAAGTACAATGTATTGAAAGAAATACAGAGATGGAAAATCATCGTTCCAGCTTTGGTGGGCTTATGGTCAGGATTGATAATTGGATTTACAACCGAATTTTACACCTCCTATTCGTTTAGCCCAGTTCAAGAAATAGCGAACACACAAAAGGTATCAGCAGCAACCGGTATTATATATGGGTTATCTTTAGGATATAAAAGTACCTTCATTCCAATAATTTGCCTAAGTACCACCCTTGGTGTTTCCTACGGTTTGTGTGACACATACGGTATAGCCTTAGCAGCCGTAGGTATGTTAAGTACTCTGTGTATTTGTCTAACAATTGATGCTTATGGACCCATATCAGACAATGCTGGTGGTATTGCCGAAATGGCTGGTCTCCCATCTGAAGTTAGAGCAAGAACTGATATCCTTGACGCAGCAGGAAATACCACAGCAGCAATTGGTAAAGGTTTCGCCATTGGATCTGCAGCTCTGGTCGCTTTTGCATTGTTTGGAGCATACGCAAGTAGTGCCAACTTACGCCATGTGAATATCCTAAACCCATGGGTCATTATAGGTCTACTCATTGGAGCCATGTTGCCATATTTATTCTCTGCCCTAACGATGAAATCTGTTGCTATAGCTGCAAACAGTGTCTTGAATGAATGCCTAGAACAATTTCCTTTAATTCTAGCCGATAAGCAGAAACCTGATTATGATAAATGTATCAAAATATCAACTGATGCTTCCTTACGACAAATGATTGTTCCAGGTTTAATTTCCGTTTTTTCACCCCTAATCATTGGTGGTCTCATGGGAAAATATGCCACTGCTGGATTGTTAGTGGGTATTATTTTATCCGGTATTCAGCTAGCTTTTTCGTCGACAAATTCTGGAGGTGCGTGGGATAATGCAAAGAAGTATATCGAATCCGGTGCTCTAGGAACTGAACATTGCAAAGGATCCAGTGCCCACAAGAACTCAGTCATTGGAGACACCGTTGGAGATCCTCTAAAGGATACCTCAGGACCATCGCtaaacattttaattaaattgtcAGCTATCACTTCGCTTGTTTTCGCCGGCGTGATTGCCAATAATTTCACCTCCAGAAGGGGAGGTCCCATCTGGCTATAA